The following are from one region of the Aspergillus luchuensis IFO 4308 DNA, chromosome 4, nearly complete sequence genome:
- the pmp47 gene encoding putative peroxisomal membrane protein Pmp47 (COG:C;~EggNog:ENOG410PHVF;~InterPro:IPR018108,IPR023395;~PFAM:PF00153;~TransMembrane:5 (o25-48i78-100o128-148i191-212o232-250i)), producing the protein MSQSNIEGQKKAIAVSAAVQQSDNMAHALAGAGGGILSMLLTYPLITLSTRAQVESKRAHSTTYDAIRRIIQREGVSGLYSGLESALFGISVTNFVYYYWYEWTRSAFEKAAARAGRSSKKLTTAESMIAGAIAGSATVLITNPIWVVNTRMTARKSESEQETLPGTPPKKSRASTISTLLDLLRQEGPKALFAGVLPALILVINPILQYTIFEQLKNIVERRRRMTPKDAFYLGALGKILATSITYPYITVKSRMHVASKDGPKESLNGSLKRIVKEEGFVGLYRGIGPKVTQSAITAAFLFGFKDVLYDLMVSLRKRNRAISK; encoded by the exons ATGTCTCAGTCTAACATTGAAGGGCAAAAGAAGGCCATTGCAGTGTCTGCTGCGGTCCAGCAGAGTGACAACATGGCACATGCATTGGCGGGCGCTGGAGGCGGTATACTGTCAATGCTCTTGAC TTATCCCCTGATAACCCTCTCCACGAGAGCGCAAGTCGAATCCAAGCGTGCCCATTCCACGACGTACGACGCAATACGCCGCATCATTCAACGAGAGGGGGTTTCTGGGCTCTATTCCGGTCTTGAATCTGCGCTCTTTGGCATCAGCGTCACGAACTTCGTCTACTACTATTGGTACGAATGGACGCGTTCGGCTTTCGAAAAGGCGGCTGCGCGGGCGGGGCGCTCCTCAAAGAAGCTCACGACGGCGGAGTCAATGATCGCGGGCGCTATCGCCGGGAGTGCGACGGTCCTGATCACAAACCCTATATGGGTTGTAAACACTAGAATGACAGCTCGCAAGTCCGAGTCGGAGCAAGAAACATTGCCAGGGACTCCTCCCAAGAAGTCGCGGGCCTCTACAATTAGTACATTGTTGGACTTGCTCCGGCAAGAGGGGCCCAAGGCTCTCTTTGCTGGCGTTTTGCCAGCCCTCATTCTGGTTATCAACCCGATTCTACAGTACACAATCTTTGAACAGCTGAAGAATATTGTGGAGCGTCGTAGGCGTATGACGCCAAAGGATGCGTTCTATCTTGGGGCGCTTGGTAAGATACTGGCAACTTCGATCACCTATCCCTATATTACAGTGAAGAGCCGCATGCATGTCGCTAGTAAAGATGGCCCTAAGGAGAGTCTGAACGGGAGCCTGAAGAGAATCGTCAAGGAAGAGGGTTTTGTGGGCCTTTACAGAG GCATTGGGCCAAAGGTCACACAGAGCGCCATTACCGCAGCTTTCTTGTTTGGGTTCAAGGACGTTCTTTATGACCTTATGGTCTCTCTTCGTAAGAGGAACCGGGCAATTTCCAAGTGA
- a CDS encoding uncharacterized protein (COG:S;~EggNog:ENOG410PS4X;~InterPro:IPR036020,IPR001202;~PFAM:PF00397;~go_function: GO:0005515 - protein binding [Evidence IEA]), translated as MSFAPPSGPPPPSVPEGWKAQFDDRYKQWFYVDLRTGRSQWERPEGPTYQEDSQRPPSGPPPSYDASSPGPRPSSAAAGGDKKPLGSRNPYNSQPDSTLESDARLAAQLQAEEEAQARRRSPMPPAQAQSGAASDYYAENSSSRVQSPQGPSTSPAPKQERSRGFLGKLMGRHSGGGSSSSSAGGMGYSRPPQQAAYGYPQAGYGGYPPPQQAGYGYSSYPAQGGYYAQQQAPQRRHNGMGTAGAAALGVGGGLLGGFLLADAVEDLGHDFDGPPPGDYGGGGFDGGDFGGDDFGGDF; from the exons ATGTCATTTGCTCCTCCCTCCGGGCCCCCGCCTCCTTCAGTACCTGAAGGATGGAAAGCCCAGTTCGACGACCGATATAAGCAATG GTTCTATGTAGATCTACGCACTGGCAGATCACAATGGGAACGTCCCGAGGGTCCAACTTACCAGGAAGACTCGCAGAGACCACCCAGCGGGCCACCGCCATCATACGACGCCTCTAGTCCTGGTCCTCGACCTAGTTCAGCGGCGGCCGGCGGCGACAAGAAACCTCTGGGCTCAAGAAATCCGTACAACAGCCAGCCGGATTCTACGTTAGAGAGCGATGCCCGCTTAGCAGCTCAGCTacaagctgaagaagaagcccaggCTCGTCGCAGAAGTCCGATGCCACCAGCACAGGCACAATCTGGCGCTGCGTCCGATTACTATGCCGAGAACTCCTCTTCCCGCGTGCAGTCCCCCCAGGGACCATCAACGTCACCTGCACCGAAACAGGAGCGGAGCAGGGGCTTCTTGGGCAAATTAATGGGAAGACATTCTGGCGGcggtagtagcagcagcagcgctggTGGTATGGGTTACAGTCGGCCACCGCAGCAAGCAGCCTATGGGTATCCTCAGGCTGGATACGGTGgctatcctcctccacagcagGCCGGGTATGGTTATTCTTCGTATCCGGCACAGGGTGGCTATTATGCACAGCAGCAGGCGCCGCAGCGGCGACACAATGGGATGGGAACTGCGGGGGCTGCGGCGTTAGGTGTGGGGGGTGGTCTGCTAGGTGGGTTTTTGTTGGCGGATGCTGTGGAGGATCTTGGACATGACTTTGATGGTCCGCCTCCGGGTGattatggtggtggtggttttgATGGAGGGGATTTCGGTGGTGATGACTTTGGGGGTGATTTCTAG
- a CDS encoding WD repeat protein (COG:S;~EggNog:ENOG410PN9H;~InterPro:IPR015943,IPR001680,IPR036322,IPR037588, IPR019775;~go_component: GO:0031931 - TORC1 complex [Evidence IEA];~go_component: GO:0031932 - TORC2 complex [Evidence IEA];~go_function: GO:0005515 - protein binding [Evidence IEA];~go_process: GO:0031929 - TOR signaling [Evidence IEA]) — protein sequence MSRIHTPEQSEELAVIEEAQFLLSQFIRNSSHQTRGSPASSRGDQNTAPGECSRTGEDIRGSVKKRGRPPKTPKTRVEPRSSPAITGENRITSSTPQTPDPLYFSEQDRPDTASSPGDGREMSSNRRSRRARSGPNNYYDKTNYLGFGSDEDVSESPARPSPTTSRRPRFSSIAPQPNTSSCVRDRDGQARVIYSSPHVQIIKSPFRSLDDLRLSGRACYLSLRSPGEYALKYQNRPPLVDEILHIDFDRTEMAAIMDLFCFCGFQRHEEMDTALSDQLIQAAHDCDISQRASKKIRWVCELSQIISTEEIVGIDASHKWLSEAMAPHSKNKRKRQARSLVGKILGLVQDTSQDSPLLFSGNQLWELSRVLPSALVLSRRGPTEIDAFIADAKRGCLPSNPCVIEATASGSRCAEISGSLNKILQRRELGLRVKRQLQSNTNKGFKLAKTWKDASNDVIVLAWAPDGTKFAAGATAQCDEHNMEYNRNNNLVVGDIVNNELMELPDHYVLRPPGRSAASRTLHDPRLWMSVTSIEWWEDALFTASYDNTVKIWNASGRDISCRKTLQHDSKVEVMARSHYERNLLATGTRSIGLWSLAESTHTLLELPRARSRKDRELVPTSLAWGTIKETGNILLAGMCEKGDGTLQTGLLAGWRIGEASISPMQFSPNSQNMFDIKWHPTLPIFAAATSIGHGPVNKAYKDTRSLVRMYQPLSSKVCTMEFECPALDINDAYICPMNPSYVTASCTDGITYVWDHRRPDRILHKLQHGEPLNQIDETISREQADVGVRLSLWGDRIDEFYTGSSDGVLKRWDILRAPEDVLGHDTARFDEEIMCGAFSEDKSNLLVGDAAGGVHLLSPGPFTSNEGLSMKFKPSLQPQLQMCPDGHVSNPESGIKAGAELLESGKLSRHPTYGVGQGPFYDGPFAAWARPENTPEHEIAQTRLKEEVQLRQLDGPPPDCRIGLDTATQQDVKAQIKLAHIRNRRRNQNKRTLDGLTEPLAYAGTDAVDPVSDVPDNYKRRLHHVVSPTVSMPPNIGLIDPVRNAEWRSGSNVIHFAEVQTALQEVEEALEEDFWWPPSSAIDANIRDVDGI from the coding sequence ATGTCCCGTATACATACGCCAGAGCAATCCGAAGAACTTGCTGTTATTGAGGAAGCTCAATTCCTCCTTTCACAGTTTATAAGAAACTCCTCTCACCAAACACGAGGGTCCCCAGCGTCAAGTCGCGGCGATCAAAATACTGCCCCAGGAGAATGCTCTAGGACCGGGGAAGATATTCGGGGAAGCGTCAAGAAGCGCGGTAGGCCGCCTAAGACGCCTAAAACGCGCGTTGAACCTAGATCATCACCAGCGATCACTGGCGAGAACCGCATCACATCCAGCACACCGCAAACACCAGACCCCTTGTATTTTTCCGAACAGGATAGGCCGGATactgcatcatcaccagGAGATGGGCGTGAGATGTCCAGTAACCGACGCTCTCGGCGTGCAAGGTCTGGGCCAAACAACTATTACGACAAGACCAACTATTTGGGTTTCGGctccgatgaggatgtgAGCGAAAGCCCTGCCAGGCCGTCTCCTACCACATCCCGACGACCCAGGTTCTCTAGCATTGCACCTCAACCGAATACTTCGTCATGTGTTCGTGATCGAGATGGACAGGCCCGTGTCATCTATTCTTCACCTCATGTCCAAATTATCAAGTCGCCGTTTAGAAGTCTAGATGATTTGAGATTATCTGGTCGTGCTTGCTATTTATCATTGCGTAGCCCGGGAGAGTACGCCTTGAAGTATCAGAACAGGCCACCGCTGGTGGATGAGATTCTCCATATTGACTTTGACAGAACCGAAATGGCAGCCATCATGGActtgttttgcttttgcGGCTTTCAGCGACACGAGGAGATGGACACCGCGCTTTCGGACCAGCTTATCCAGGCTGCTCATGATTGTGATATCTCGCAGAGGGCCTCGAAGAAGATTAGGTGGGTATGTGAGCTTTCGCAGATCATCTCTACCGAGGAAATCGTTGGAATAGATGCTAGTCATAAGTGGCTTTCAGAAGCGATGGCACCTCACTCAAAAAACAAGCGAAAACGGCAAGCCAGAAGCCTGGTAGGAAAAATTCTGGGCTTAGTCCAGGACACGTCTCAGGATAGTCCATTGCTCTTCTCTGGGAATCAGCTCTGGGAGTTGTCCAGGGTTCTACCCTCCGCTCTGGTGCTCAGCCGACGTGGACCTACTGAGATAGACGCCTTTATCGCTGATGCGAAAAGAGGCTGCCTTCCATCCAACCCCTGTGTCATAGAGGCTACTGCATCGGGGTCTCGATGCGCCGAGATAAGCGGGTCTTTGAATAAAATCTTGCAGCGCCGTGAGCTAGGGCTTCGTGTAAAACGACAGCTTCAGTCAAATACCAACAAAGGTTTTAAGCTTGCGAAAACTTGGAAAGATGCCTCGAATGATGTGATTGTCCTGGCTTGGGCACCTGATGGCACAAAATTTGCTGCCGGCGCGACAGCACAATGCGACGAGCATAATATGGAATATAACCGAAATAACAATCTAGTTGTTGGTGATATTGTCAACAATGAGTTGATGGAATTACCAGACCACTATGTTCTTCGGCCCCCAGGGAGGAGCGCAGCAAGCCGGACTCTTCATGATCCTCGTCTCTGGATGAGCGTGACTTCCATCGAGTGGTGGGAAGATGCACTCTTTACTGCTAGCTACGATAATACAGTGAAGATATGGAATGCTTCCGGTCGAGATATATCATGCCGCAAGACGCTTCAGCATGATTCTAAAGTGGAAGTTATGGCTCGCTCCCATTATGAGCGGAATTTGCTCGCAACAGGCACACGTTCAATAGGTCTTTGGTCATTAGCAGAGTCAACCCACACTCTCCTAGAGCTTCCTAGGGCGCGATCCAGAAAGGACAGAGAACTAGTACCTACTTCTTTAGCATGGGGGACCATTAAGGAAACCGGAAACATTCTGCTTGCCGGGATGTGCGAAAAGGGTGATGGGACACTGCAGACAGGTCTGTTGGCAGGGTGGCGAATAGGCGAGGCATCAATATCACCTATGCAATTTTCCCCAAACTCTCAGAACATGTTTGACATTAAATGGCATCCCACCTTGCCAATatttgcagcagcaacatcgaTAGGTCATGGCCCTGTCAACAAGGCCTACAAGGATACCAGGTCCTTAGTCCGAATGTATCAGCCCTTATCATCAAAAGTCTGCACCATGGAGTTTGAGTGTCCGGCGCTAGATATTAACGACGCCTATATTTGCCCTATGAACCCGAGTTACGTGACAGCCAGTTGCACTGATGGAATTACCTATGTTTGGGACCATCGTCGCCCAGACCGAATTCTTCACAAGCTCCAACACGGAGAGCCTCTGAATCAGATAGATGAAACAATCAGCAGGGAGCAAGCTGATGTTGGCGTTCGTTTGTCTCTATGGGGTGATAGGATTGACGAATTCTACACTGGGTCTTCTGACGGCGTGTTGAAGAGATGGGATATCCTTAGAGCCCCGGAAGATGTGCTCGGTCATGATACGGCCAGATTTGACGAGGAAATCATGTGCGGTGCCTTTTCCGAAGATAAGTCCAATCTGCTGGtcggtgatgctgctgggggtGTCCATCTTCTATCCCCCGGCCCGTTTACAAGCAACGAGGGCCTTTCTATGAAATTTAAGCCTTCATTACAACCTCAACTGCAGATGTGTCCTGATGGGCATGTATCTAATCCTGAATCAGGGATTAAGGCGGGCGCAGAACTTCTGGAGTCAGGGAAGCTCAGCAGACACCCAACATACGGAGTTGGACAAGGACCATTTTATGATGGTCCCTTTGCAGCCTGGGCTCGTCCGGAAAACACCCCTGAGCATGAGATTGCACAAACCCGACTGAAAGAAGAGGTGCAGCTACGGCAACTCGATGGTCCGCCCCCCGATTGCAGGATCGGGCTAGATACAGCCACCCAGCAGGATGTTAAGGCGCAGATTAAGCTGGCACATATTCGGAATCGGCGGCGCAATCAGAACAAGAGAACACTGGATGGGCTTACAGAGCCTCTTGCATATGCCGGGACAGATGCCGTCGATCCCGTTAGCGATGTACCCGATAACTACAAGCGCAGGTTGCATCATGTTGTATCACCAACAGTTTCTATGCCACCGAATATTGGGCTCATTGATCCAGTTAGGAACGCGGAATGGAGGTCCGGCTCGAATGTCATCCATTTTGCCGAAGTTCAAACGGCCCTACAGGAGGTAGAAGAGGCACTCGAGGAAGACTTCTGGTGGCCGCCCAGCAGTGCCATCGATGCTAACATCCGAGATGTTGACGGTATTTAG